Part of the Oscillospiraceae bacterium genome, TTCGAAGCATACCTTTCCTCCGGAATTTCAGAAAGATCTACCCAATATACCTTTCCCTCCGCAGTTTCATTGATAAGCTCGCCGCTCCAGTCGGAGGTTTTATAAAAATAAGTGTAATACCGGTCACAGGTCTTGTTGTTAAACCACCACATAAATCCGCAGAATTTCAGATTTCTGATATCAAGCCCGGTTTCCTCTTTTATCTCCCGCACGGCGCTGTCATAAATCGTCTCTTGGTTCTCAACGTGACCTCCGGGAAACGTAATGCCGCACCAACTCTTCACTCTGTCCTGCACGATCACT contains:
- a CDS encoding 8-oxo-dGTP diphosphatase, encoding MNSELEITNMVMIQDKTTGKVIVQDRVKSWCGITFPGGHVENQETIYDSAVREIKEETGLDIRNLKFCGFMWWFNNKTCDRYYTYFYKTSDWSGELINETAEGKVYWVDLSEIPEERYASNFKEHLPMFLEDKYSEAYCSWNDDMKPDMTKENPWGVIYR